One window of Planktothrix sp. FACHB-1365 genomic DNA carries:
- the fbp gene encoding class 1 fructose-bisphosphatase, protein MVIASVGSNFSDAIDQGYYLDRDCTTLSRHVLQQLHSFSPDAQDISALMNRIGLAGKLIARRLSQAGLVDDALGFTGVVNVQGESVQKMDVYANSVFISVFKQSGLVCRLASEEMENPFYIPENCPIGRYTLLYDPLDGSSNLDTNLNVGSIFAIRQQEGNDEDGAATDLLQNGHKQIGAGYILYGPSTMLVYSIGTGVHSFILDPSLGEFILAKENISIPQHGPIYSVNEGNFWQWDESIRDYIRYVHRHEGYTARYSGALVGDVHRILYQGGVFLYPGTVKKPEGKLRLLYESAPMAFLMEQAGGRASTGTQEILDVVPEKLHQRTPLIIGSKEDVALVESFIQDRKRREQEGGLE, encoded by the coding sequence ATGGTAATAGCATCCGTTGGGTCTAATTTTTCAGATGCGATTGATCAAGGATATTATTTAGATCGGGACTGCACTACCCTATCTCGTCATGTTCTTCAACAATTGCATAGCTTTTCCCCCGATGCTCAAGATATTAGTGCTTTAATGAATCGCATCGGACTGGCGGGAAAACTCATCGCTCGCAGGTTATCCCAGGCGGGTTTAGTGGATGATGCGTTAGGGTTTACAGGGGTGGTGAACGTTCAAGGAGAGTCCGTTCAAAAGATGGATGTTTATGCCAACTCCGTCTTTATTTCGGTGTTCAAACAAAGCGGTTTAGTCTGTCGTTTGGCATCAGAAGAGATGGAAAACCCTTTTTATATTCCCGAAAACTGTCCCATCGGACGCTATACCTTGCTTTATGATCCTTTAGATGGTTCATCAAATTTAGATACTAACTTAAATGTCGGGTCAATTTTTGCCATTCGTCAACAAGAAGGCAATGATGAAGATGGCGCGGCGACGGATTTATTGCAAAATGGACATAAACAAATCGGGGCTGGATATATTCTTTATGGCCCTAGTACAATGTTAGTTTATTCCATTGGAACGGGGGTTCATTCCTTCATTCTTGACCCCAGTTTAGGCGAGTTTATTTTAGCCAAAGAAAACATTTCAATTCCCCAGCACGGGCCGATTTATAGTGTTAATGAAGGGAATTTTTGGCAATGGGATGAATCCATTCGGGATTATATTCGTTATGTGCATCGCCATGAAGGATATACGGCCCGTTATAGTGGTGCTTTAGTGGGAGATGTTCACCGGATTTTATATCAAGGGGGTGTGTTTTTATATCCGGGGACGGTTAAGAAACCAGAGGGAAAATTACGGTTATTATATGAGTCTGCACCGATGGCATTTTTAATGGAACAAGCGGGAGGACGAGCTTCAACGGGAACCCAAGAAATTTTAGATGTTGTTCCTGAAAAATTGCATCAACGCACTCCTTTAATTATTGGAAGTAAAGAGGATGTTGCCTTAGTTGAATCGTTTATTCAAGATCGCAAACGTCGGGAACAAGAAGGCGGTCTGGAATAA
- a CDS encoding rhodanese-like domain-containing protein → MSAQFFVQPIPEINVKELDELLQTLPQTQLQLIDVREPEEIEMAKLEGFMNYPLSKYSQWSEQILVELDATQETLVLCHHGVRSAQMCQWLIRQGFTQVKNITGGIDAYSIYVNSQVPRY, encoded by the coding sequence ATGTCAGCACAATTTTTTGTTCAACCGATTCCCGAAATTAACGTTAAGGAATTAGACGAGTTACTGCAAACTCTTCCTCAAACTCAACTTCAGTTAATTGATGTGCGCGAACCTGAAGAAATTGAGATGGCAAAACTTGAAGGGTTTATGAATTATCCCCTCAGCAAATATAGCCAATGGTCGGAGCAAATTTTGGTCGAGCTTGATGCCACCCAAGAAACCTTGGTTTTGTGTCATCATGGTGTGAGATCGGCTCAAATGTGCCAATGGCTGATTCGCCAGGGCTTCACCCAGGTAAAAAATATTACTGGGGGTATTGATGCTTATTCAATTTACGTTAACTCCCAAGTTCCTCGATATTAA
- a CDS encoding fatty acid desaturase, with the protein MIGNPIKKSDFVLSPYIKSNNLRATYQIFNTVVPYFLLWILAVKAASISFWLLPPIMVLMVLFSVRCFSLMHDCGHYSLFSSKKVNRVVGFMFGVINAIPQYPWSRGHAYHHKTNGDWERYRGPSALISTEEFAKLSPSGQWWYEFLRHPLMIFPGGFFYLAIKPRLALITGIYGFWGHLLNYLKQYPEITLIGCFSSYKSKTWYTTGEFWDLLFNNICVVGSWIFLSYFLGVGFFWSVYSITLTCSAALFICVFFVQHNFEGSYAHKTEGWDYLRGAIEGSSYLELPPLLKWFSADIGYHNIHHLCERIPNYNLEACHHHNQHLLTTVKTLRIADISDCFKFILWDSASNRLVSISSFREASQPKGVEIGVH; encoded by the coding sequence ATGATAGGAAACCCGATTAAAAAGTCTGATTTTGTCCTATCTCCCTACATCAAAAGTAACAATTTACGGGCAACTTATCAAATTTTCAATACCGTTGTTCCTTATTTCCTTTTATGGATTTTAGCCGTTAAAGCGGCTTCTATTTCCTTTTGGTTGCTTCCGCCCATTATGGTTTTAATGGTGCTGTTTTCAGTGCGTTGTTTTTCTTTAATGCACGATTGCGGACACTATTCTCTCTTTAGTTCAAAAAAGGTTAATCGGGTTGTTGGTTTTATGTTTGGTGTGATTAACGCCATTCCTCAATACCCTTGGTCAAGAGGACACGCCTATCATCACAAAACGAACGGAGATTGGGAGCGCTATCGGGGGCCATCTGCTTTAATTTCGACGGAGGAATTTGCCAAACTGAGTCCATCGGGTCAATGGTGGTATGAATTTCTCAGACACCCCTTGATGATTTTTCCCGGTGGTTTTTTCTATCTAGCTATTAAGCCCAGACTGGCTTTAATCACCGGAATTTATGGGTTTTGGGGTCATCTACTCAATTACTTAAAGCAATATCCAGAGATTACTTTAATCGGGTGTTTCTCTTCTTATAAATCCAAAACTTGGTATACAACGGGTGAGTTTTGGGATTTACTTTTCAATAATATTTGTGTTGTGGGTAGCTGGATTTTTCTGAGTTATTTTTTAGGGGTTGGTTTCTTCTGGAGTGTTTATTCTATTACTCTCACCTGTTCAGCAGCACTGTTTATTTGTGTGTTTTTTGTACAACATAACTTTGAAGGTTCCTATGCCCATAAAACCGAAGGTTGGGATTATCTTCGAGGAGCCATTGAGGGCAGTAGTTACCTAGAATTACCGCCCCTTTTAAAATGGTTTTCCGCCGATATTGGCTATCATAATATTCATCATCTTTGTGAAAGAATTCCTAATTATAATCTTGAAGCCTGCCATCATCACAATCAACACCTACTCACGACTGTAAAAACCCTGCGAATCGCCGATATTTCAGATTGTTTTAAGTTTATCCTCTGGGATTCTGCTTCAAATCGTCTTGTTTCGATCTCATCCTTTCGTGAGGCTTCCCAGCCTAAAGGGGTAGAGATTGGCGTTCACTAA